A window from Esox lucius isolate fEsoLuc1 chromosome 16, fEsoLuc1.pri, whole genome shotgun sequence encodes these proteins:
- the tnfaip6 gene encoding tumor necrosis factor-inducible gene 6 protein precursor (The RefSeq protein has 1 substitution compared to this genomic sequence): MRVFFVILAIGFFFKEAQAWGFKNGIFHNSIWLEQAAGVYHRESRNGRYQLTYKDAKAVCKYEGGKLATYDQLEAARQIGFHVCAAGWFDKGRVGYPIVKAGANCGYGKVGIIDYGYRLNKSEKWDVYCYNPNSKECGGTLTGQQKIIQSPGYPEEYQDEQICYWHIRVRYGQRIRLHFLEFDVEEDMSCLADYLEIYDSYDDVSGFVGRYCGDYLPDEIISTGNVMTLKFLSDASVVSGGFQLEYIAVNASLLHHEDKKAIY; the protein is encoded by the exons ATGCGCGTCTTCTTTGTCATTTTGGCCATTGGCTTCTTCTTTAAAGAAGCGCAGGCTTGGGGCTTCAAAAATGGGATATTTCATAACTCCATATGGCTGG AGCAAGCTGCCGGTGTCTACCACAGGGAATCGCGTAATGGCCGATACCAGCTGACATACAAGGACGCCAAGGCAGTGTGCAAATATGAAGGAGGAAAGCTGGCCACTTACGATCAGTTGGAGGCTGCTCGCCAAATAG GTTTTCACGTGTGTGCGGCTGGGTGGTTTGATAAAGGACGTGTGGGCTACCCTATTGTCAAAGCTGGTGCCAACTGCGGTTATGGTAAGGTTGGTATCATCGACTATGGGTACAGGCTGAACAAGAGTGAGAAATGGGACGTCTACTGTTACAACCCAAACT CAAAGGAATGTGGAGGTACTCTGACAGACCAGCAGAAGATCATTCAGTCACCTGGTTACCCAGAGGAGTACCAGGATGAGCAGATCTGCTACTGGCATATCCGTGTACGCTACGGACAGAGGATACGCCTGCACTTCCTGGAGTTTGATGTGGAGGAGGACATGTCTTGTCTAGCAGACTACCTGGAGATCTATGACAGCTATGATGATGTATCTGGCTTTGTTGGGAG ATACTGTGGAGATTACTTACCAGATGAAATAATAAGCACAG GAAATGTGATGACACTAAAGTTCCTGTCCGATGCCTCTGTAGTTTCAGGGGGCTTCCAGCTCGAGTACATAGCTGTCAATGCTTCTCTCCTCCACCACGAGGATAAAAAAGCTATATATTga